The Pseudothermotoga sp. region TTGGTTCGCGCTACTCTATTCACGTAAATTGCTCATGGCAATTCTCCTTGGTCTTTCTCTGCCTGGATTCGTTGCTGGCCTTGATGAATACCTTCAGCAGTTCCGAGGAAGGGGAGCCTCGCTGAACGATGTCGTCATAGACATCTCTGGAACGATCGTCGGGGTGATTCTGTGTTCGCTCTCCCTCGGTGTCGGGAGGTTCGTCAGGTTTCTTGCCAGAAGAAGATTTCGAAGGGTGGTGTGAGAATATGGCAAAAAAACTCACGGTGAAAGATAGGGAGCGATGTATCGGATGTTACTGTTGTATGTTTGCGTGTACGCGCGTCTGGTATGGCGCTTTAGGGATAGAGAAGTCCGCCATGAGAGTGAAGAACTATCCTGGAGTCGAAGGTGCTTTTTCTGTTCGTGTCTGTCAAGCTTGTAAGCAACCAGAATGCGCTGCAGCTTGTCCAACCGGCGCACTGAGACTGGCCAAGAGGGGTTTCGGTGTCGAACTGGTGAGAGAGTTATGCACGCATTGTCGAAAATGTGTCAGAGCTTGTGCTGCGAACGCTCTCCAGTGGGACGAACAATTACAGATTCCCATCGCTTGTCGTCATTGCGGAATTTGCGTGCGGTACTGTCCCACGAACGTTTTGACTATGCAGGAGGTGGTGTGATGTACAGGATGCTTTCAATAGACCTTTCTTCGGGAAAGATAGAGGAGAGAGACATCAGTGATATTTTCAAAAAGTTCATCGGAGGCAGTGGCGTTTTGACGTACTTAGCCGCACAGGAACTCACGAAAGAGCTCGATCCATTTTCAGAACGTGCTCCCATATACTTCGCGTTGGGACCTTTGAACGGTTATTTTCCGAGCATGTCCAAAACGGTTGCTCTTTTTAAATCACCCCTGACTGGAGATCTCGGTGAATCACACGCTGGAGGTCGCATGTCCCTTGCGATGCTTTCGGCAAACGTCCACGTTCTCAGAATCGTTGGAAAAGCATCACAACCTGTTTATCTCTCGATAGACGGAGACAGAGTGGCGATGATCCCTTGCAGTTCACTTTGGGGCAGGAGTGCTCTGGCAACGGAGAGGATTTTGAGAGAAAAGGAAGACCACAGAAAAGGTAAGAAAAGTATCGTGAGGATCGGACCAGCTGGTGAGAGATTATCTCCCATCGCCTGTGTAACTGTCGATTCTTCGAGACACTTCGGAAGGCTCGGTCTTGGAGCCGTAATGGGTTCGAAAAACTTGAAAGCCATAGTGATTTCTGGTAGCGAATGTCCAAAGATCGAGAACAAGAAAGCTTATCAGGAACTGTATGATAGGATATTCAAAGAGCTCATAGAAAGTGAAAATACCTACAAATACAGAGATCTTGGTACCGCCGCAAACGTTGTACCCTTATCCAAAATCATGGGTCTTCCAACGAGGAACTTTTCTCAGGGTTTCTTCGAAAGTGCACACACGATAAGCGGAGAATATTTTGCAGACCACCTCTTGGCTCAGCAGATCTCGTGTGCTCATTGTCCTATCGGTTGCATTCATATGGGTGTTTTCAGAGAACTCTTTGCAGATCCTCACATGTACAAGACCTTGAAGACTTCTTACGATCATGAACTCATATATTCGTTGGGCTCAAATCTGAGTATCGCTAAAGCCGAGGAACTGTTGAAGATCATACATTTCGTTGAACGACAAGGCTGGGATGCGATAAGCATAGGTGTCGTGCTTGCGTGGGCTACCGAAGCCTTCCAGAGAGGTTTGATCACATTGGAGGAAACTGCCGGACTCGCGTTGAACTTTGGAGACGCAGAAACTTATTTGAAAGTACTCGAAAATATCGCGATTGAAAGAAACGAATTTTACAAGGATTTGGAAAAAGGCGTCGCGTACTGTGCCAAAAAGTACGGAGGAGAAGAATTTGCCATATGTTTCAATAAGAATGAAGCGCCAGGTTACATGACTGGCCCAGACGCCTTCGTTGGTTACGCCGTCGGTGTGAGGCACTCTCATTTGGATTGTGCTGGATACAGCTTCGATCAAAAGTACCTTGGCCGCGCGGAAGATGTGGAAAAAGAAGTGAAAGCCATGTACGAGGAGGCTGTCTGGCGTATGATCACCAACAGTTTGGTGATGTGTCTGTTTGCAAGGGGTGTCTACACACCCAAAACAGTTTTGGAATGTTTGAACGTCGTTGGATATAATTTGGATGAACAATCCCTCGATCGAGTGGCCCACACTATACACGGCATGAAGTACATCATCAAAGAAAAACTGGGCTTCGACTTTGCAAAGTTGAATCTTCCTAAGAAACTACTCACAGTTTACACGAGCAGAGGCAAAATGAACGAGGATAGTTTCAAAAAGAGAGTAGAATTTTATTCAAAACTCGTTGAAGAAGATAAAGAACTAGCCTTACGCGCGGTTTGAACCTTTTCTGGGAAGACAGAAGTCATCCAGATCAACGTGTAGGTCGAGGCTAAAGCCATCCCAACGCATATGAGTGCAGCTATGTGCACGTGGACTTTCATAGGTGATAGAAAGAGAACCGAAAAGCCCAGAGCCACACCGAACGCGTTGGCGAGTATTGGACGCCGCGTGAGTCGATATGCTTCATTAGCAGAGTTATGTTTGACATAAGCACAACTGAAATGAATCGCGTAATCTATACCTGCGCCTAGAACGATGTTCAGCAAACAAGCACTCACAGCGTTGATGGGGACTCTGAAAAGGCCCATTGCACCGTAAAGACTAATCAAAGTTGCAGCGATGGGGACGCAACTTATAAGACCGAGTTTGAAATTTTTCAACATCGATCCCATCATGAGTACGATGACGAGGAGTGCAAAGATCAAACTCACTTTCAAGTTCTCTACGACGAATTCGTTCATCTCCATGTACTTGAAATCTTCCCCTGATAGTTGGATGGATTTCACCGAACCCGATACGTGCGAAGATGCAACTTTTTCTATTTGGCTGTAAGTTTTCCTGTCGACGCGTTTCGGAAAAACGATCATCAGCAACGAACTGTTCTTTCGATCGTAGAGCATACCTTCAGGTATCAACATTGGAATGAAACTACGTAGCGTTTGGGGAAAAATTTCAAAAAGATCAAGAATGGAGAAAGTTCTCACACAATAATCTTTCAGGCTCTCTCTAACCATCCTGAGTGTTTCAAGACCTTCTGAGCTCAACACATCGACGTTCAAATCGATCTTCATGAATATGGGAACCTTTATGCCAGCGATGGTTTCAACCACTCGTGCACCCTTCATGACTTTCGAGCTAGGTCTGAAAAAGATGAGGGAATGAAACTCTGATTCAACATTGAAGATGAACAAGCAGAAGAAAAAGATCATTGTGAAAAACCAAACCAAATTCCATCTCTTCCTCACCGATTGATCCGAAAACTTTGTTTCAAAGTTCCTCTTAGGATCAATCAACGTTGCGATCGGAGGCAAGAAAACGAAGGTGACCAAACCCGATGTCCCAACACCGATTGCCCCACTGAAACCTAGTTCCCTCATCACCGGCGAGCTGGTCAAACCGAGGCTCAGAAAGCCAACGATTGTTGTGAGGACGGTCATCAAGAGCGCAACAAAAGTTTCTCGCATCGCCCTGTAAGATCTTTCGAATCTGTTTGGATCTTTTATCGCTAGGTACCTGCTGAAATAATGTAAAGCTGCTGAGCTGCCCATGATCAAAGTTATGAACGGCATCAGGACGTTCTCCATAGTGACTGGTTTACCCACGAAAGCGTACGTACCTAGCAAGTAGACCGTTGTCAGTGAGCTTGGAAGGAACGCGAGTACCGCCGCCCAGAAATTTTTCAACGTGAAGAAAAACACCGCGAACATGACCAACAGAGCGATCGGTGTTAAATAAACAAGGATCATCCTCACATAATCCATCGCCATAGCACCGATGTATGAAATTCCGAAGATGAATCCACCTTTCTTTCTCACAACCTGATGAATCTTGCGCGCAGTCGATTCTGGATTTTTCGAGATAAACGCAAGTAAAAGAGCATATTCTCGGTTTTCAAATTGGCCGATGAGCTTGAGTTGCCTAGCCAAAGCACTGTTTCTGCCGATGGTCAAAGGAAACTCCAGCGGGTTGATGACCATAGAAATTTCATCAAATTTGCGAATTTCTTGGACGATAGCAGATACACCTGTTCGATCCTCACACGGAACAGCAACGATGGCGATATCTTTGAGCGAAAAACTTTTGAACAGTTCCCTTTCGGCATGAACATAACGCGATTCTTTGGAAACTTGTGTTTTGAAATAGGCTCTCACCCGCAATTTAGGAAGCTGTGAGCCTGTAAGAATCCCGAGAATGAGCATGAGGACGAGTGACAACCAAGGTTTCTTTATCCAACCCATCGCTTATTTCCCTGATAGAATTTTAACAAGAGGAGGGTTCAAGACTGTGAGGTTGGTCGATACACATGCACATCTCCATTTTCACCACTTCGAAAAAGATTTAGAACAAGTCCTTCAAAAACTGGATTCGTACAATTTCGCGTTCGTCGTGAATGTGGGTATAAACATCGAAGATTCAAAAAGAACTGTTTCTTTTTGCGAAAAGCACGAAAAAATTTATTGTTCTATAGGAGTTCACCCGCACGAAGCGGGGAAAGTGAACGATGATTTTTTAGAAAATCTCGAACAATTACTGTCGTGCAAAAAAGTTGTGGCCATTGGTGAGTGTGGCTTGGATTATTACAGGATGTTTTCAGACAGAGATCAACAGAGAAGAGTCTTTGAAGCACAATTGAAGTTCGCAAAGGAAGTGGATCTTCCCGTCATAGTACACATCAGAGACGCTTACGCAGAAGCCTACGAAATCATAAATAAGGTGGGATTACCGATGAGAGGTGGTGTTGTGCACGCGTTCTCGGCGGATGAAGAGTGGGCGCTGAAGTTCGTCGAACTTGGCATGTACATAGGTATCGGAGGTCCATTAACTTATCCATCCAACCACACACTCAAAAGGATCGTTAGAACGATAGGTATCGAGAACGTACTGAGCGAAACTGATTGTCCATATCTAGCTCCCCAACCTGTTCGAGGAAAGAGGAATGAACCAGTTTATGTCAGGTTTGTGGTTGAGGAGATCGCGAAAATTCTAAATATGAATCTAGAAGAAGTTTCCGAAAGGCTCGTCAACAATGCTGAGGAACTCTTCATGTGTTGATAGCTTCGCTGTGTTTTGAGAACCACCGTAGCGCAGGAATGGAGACGAACAACGCCACGATGAAAATCAGCGAAGAAGTCATAAAAACCCATCTGTGTCCAAGTTTACCAGCGATCTGAGTTGACAGCACGGGTATGAAAGTTCTACTGAAGATGTTCAAGCCTTGAAAGAAACCTTCCCACCTGCCAAGTTCCCGTGGTGATATACCAAGCTTTATGGTTTCCTTGGCCGGGAACCACAAAATGAAACCTGCACCCATGATCACGTGAGCACCAAAGAAGAGATAAACGTTGGGAACAAACCACATAATGAACGTGAAAGCTATCAATAAGGCACCAACAATCAAATTGATAACTGGGCCAAAATTGATTTTCTTCCTCCAGAAATAAAAAAGAACCACAGAAGCAGAGAAGATCATTTCGAAAAGGAAAGGAGAAGAACTGTCAAGTTTGAATCGATCCATGAGATAGTAAGAGATGATCAAAAAGCTCGAAAAGCTGAATGAAGTGTAAGCGAGATATTGATGCAACATGATCGAGATGAAGGCGCCGTTCGAGTTGGAAGCAAGCACGTGACCTTCATGTAAATTCGAACCAGTTTCAACGCGTGGCAAGATCTTCAAGAAAGAAAAAGCATAGAACAAATTTGCAAAGAAGATTGAAATGAAAATGGACAGCAAAAATCTTATATCCTTCATGTACCTTGCCAAAACAAAAACTAAAAAGAAATACACGGTAGCTTTAGTGGACTCCGTGATCAAGAATTGGGTGGAGTAGATTTCCTCACGCTCATTCGGGGGAAACAACGCTCTTTCATACATCACTTGACATGGATAAAATATGTCAGCAACGCCAAGTAAAAGCTGAGCCACCACGAAACTGTACACGTTACGTACAGCTGCGAACAACAAACTACCACTAGCAAAGAAACTACGTGCTACAGCTAGACCGTAATTGACACTCATGCTTTCAAATTTTCTTCCAAGCAAATAAGTGAGCATTGCTTGAACCACGTACGAAAAACTGAAAAGCCAGCCCAAATTCTCGATAGAGATGTTCAAAACCTTGCCCAAGGTTGGAGCAGCTATGATGGCAGAAAAGGAAAATCCTGTCAGAGAGTATATAACTAAATACCTCTTCACTTCCTTTGGTAGATTCTTCCACATACTCATCACCTGCTCGTTCTTCTCATTATTAATTCAAGAGTAAATGAATCTACACTTGAAATGAGAAGGCCCTTTGGTAGAATATTTAACGAAACGAATCGCTCCGGCGTAGCTCAACCGGCAGAGCGGGTGGCTGTTAACCACTAGGTTGCAGGTTCGAGTCCTGCCGCCGGAGCCAAAATCCTTAGATACATTTTCGATCGAATGGCGGGTTGGACCCGCCGTATTTTTATGATGTCCTTGACCAATCCTTCGCAAGAAAAACCGCTCCATCTCGGAGCGGCTTTTATGTTGATTTTCAAATTAACAATTTGCCAGGTAGGCTGAATCAAAGATCCTACTTCTCCGAAATGTTCTTTGTTGCGTTCGTCGCAAAATTCAACCGTTTTTATTTTAGCAGAAAAAACCACCTCGAGAACAGCTACCATGCAATTTCATATTATTCCAACTCGCTATGAATTTTTTTGAAAAGTGAAGGGATCTCGAGTTTCTGTGGACATTTACTGAGACATTCGCCGCACTCGGTGCAAAAGGCGGCCGCTATTTTTTGGCTCTTAAACCACGCGTAGATTCCCTTACCACCTTGTATGTCTTCGAACATGATCGCTTCATTGTACAGTCTGAAGTTAGCAGGTATATCTACACCGTTTGGACAGGGCATGCAGTAACCGCACTCTGTACAATTGATGACGGTGAAGGATTCTAGAGTCTGCCTCACTTTCTCGATCAATTTCAATTCTTTTTCGCTCAAGTTGTTTGGAGTCAGAAGATTCGCTATTTGAACGTTTTCCTCCACTTGTTCGAAATTACTCATCCCACTCAGAATCACTGACACCTCTGGAAAGTTTGCAAGCCATTTGAACGCCCACTCAACGTTGGATCTTTCCCTATTTTCTTTCTCAAGGATGCTCATGACCTTTTTTGGCAATCTTGCAAGTTTTCCTCCCTTGAGTGGTTCCATTATTACAACAGCGAGTCCCTTCGAAGCCGCATAACGAAGACCTCTCAAGCCAGCTTGATAGTTAACATCCATGTAGTTCAGTTGAATTTGGCAGAAGTCCCATGAGTATCCATCCACTATTTCTTTGAAAACATGGTATTTATCGTGGAAGGAAAAACCGACAAACTTTATTTTCCCTTGCATCCTCGCCCTATCGGAAAACTCAAAGAACCTGAAGGCTTTTATTTTTTCCCATCTTTCTTTTGTGAGCGCATGCATGAGGTACATATCTATATGATCTGTTTGTAGTTTTTCGAGTTGTTCATCCAAAAATTTGTCGAAATCTTCACAACTTTCCACCTTCCAAACAGGTGATTTGGTGGCTAGAAAAACTTTCTCCCTGTAACCGTCTTTCAGCGCTTTTCCAACAACTTTCTCGCTGTTTCCCCTATGGTAAGGGTACGCAGTGTCAATGTAGTTCACCCCATGATCGATCGCATACCTGATCATCCTTATTGCTTGCTCCTCATCGATTTGTGATTCATCGTTGTTCACCACTGGAAGCCTCATGGCACCAAAACCTAGAATAGAGCATTTCGCATTCGTTTTTCCAAAGTCTCTATAGAGCATACTTCAACCTCCAAGAATGAATATACAACATCTGAATCTGAGCTTGTAAACCTCATTCGGAGAGATCCATCGATCACGCTTTTTCCCAGAACGATCAACAAAAAGGGAGCACAAATGTGCTCCCTCACGCTTAAATCACTGGTAGCCCCACGGGGAATCGAACCCCGACCTTCGGACTGAGAATCCGATGGACTAGCCGTTATCCTATGGGGCCACGCATTTTTTATTATACCACATCTTTTACTCAGTCAAGCGATCGTTTTTATCGTATCTTGGTACTAAAAGTAGTATAAACTATTTTAAAGGATCTGTCCAGCGGGGGATGAACATGTCGAGCAAAGGCGGTGTGATCCTGCTCGACTTTGAGGGAACGTACCTATTTCAAGAAAAACTCTCTGAGAAAGCCACACGGATCGATCTGAGCCACCTCAAATCTACCAAGTATATGTGCAATCGGGTGACTTTTGAGCGCGTCAGGAACGTTGTTGAGAAACGTCCCAAATTGGCATTTTTGAGCGATTCTGCTTATCATCACTTCACTTATCTTTTTTTGTCCATGATCGATGTTCCCTTCGAACTGGTTGTTCTCGACAACCATCGAGACGATATGAACAGGCACTCAGCTTTCCTCACATGTGATTCTTGGATAAAGAACTCAGAGAGATTGAAAAATCTCAGGAAGGTACACATAATCAAAAAGAAAGACGAACTTCCAGATCGCGTTGAACATCCTGTCTATTTGAGCATAGACAAGGATGTCATATCGGATCAGTTCATTGAACTCGGTTGGGATCAGGGACAAATCGATCTTGATGAATTTTTCACGATGGTTCAGCACGTATGTGAGCGTTTCGAACTGCTCGGAGCTGACGTGTGCGGTGAACCAAGAGATCCATTTCAACTCAACGTCAGCGAACAGATCAACTTGCGTTTACTCGAGATCATTTTAAACGGTATAGAAAGAATTTTCATTGAAACGACTTTTAAACTTTCTTCGGAGGCTCTCCTCTCTCAACGAAACTCATCGTGACCATTGAGAGGGACACGAATATGGCAGAAAAAATGAAGAGCGTCCAATATCCAAGGAGATCCAGTATCAGACCGGTGAGTGGTGGGGAAACTATGTTTGCAAGCATCGAAGAAAAATAGTAAAGCCCAGTGTAACCCCCCACTTTCCAAGTTGGTGCCATGTCTAGGACCATCGGTAACGAGTTAACGTTGGTCAAAGCCCAACCGATACCACCAACTACGAACAGAAAGAGAAATGGCTCAATCAATTGCTCTCCGCTCATTCTGAAAGACAAAAGTGTCCCGATCAAAAGACAGACGATCGTGCTGACCAAGCCAGCTAGTATCGTTCTTTTTCTACCAAACTTTGCACCGATGTAACCTGCAGGCACTGAAAAAATCATGAAAGCAAGTGAAAGCATTCCAAGCATACCGGTGGCGATGTACTCCGGCAGATTCAGGTAAAATTTCGCATAACTGGTGAAGAACGTCTCGAGGGCGTTGAATCCCACGAACCACAGAAAGATAGAAAGAAGCATGAAAAAGAGACTTTTCTCTTTCGAAAACATAATCTCCTTCAAGTTCTCCACCAGTTCTGCATGACTTTTTGTAAAAGTCTCTCTCAATTTGAAGCCGGATCTGACATCTTTCTGAACAGGTTCTTTCACAAACAAAACAACGAAAAGATTCGCCAGAAGGAGTAAGACTGAACCAACGGCGAATGGATGGATCGGAGAAATCTGATACAAAAATCTTCCGGACAAATAAGCTAACATGGCACCCAAGCCACCCATGAAGTTGATGATCCCATTGGCTTGGCTTCTGTATTCAGACGCTGTTGTGTCTGGCATGAGTGCAATCAATGGAGATCTGAACAGTGCCATGGAGAAGTTCATGATGACGATGCTGAACGTTATGGCAGCAAAGTTCGAGTGCTTCCAAGAGATCGGTATGAGCAAGAAGAAGACTGCAGCCAACGGTGCTCCAATCAGAATGTACGGTTTTCTTCTTCCAAACTT contains the following coding sequences:
- a CDS encoding 4Fe-4S binding protein, with the translated sequence MAKKLTVKDRERCIGCYCCMFACTRVWYGALGIEKSAMRVKNYPGVEGAFSVRVCQACKQPECAAACPTGALRLAKRGFGVELVRELCTHCRKCVRACAANALQWDEQLQIPIACRHCGICVRYCPTNVLTMQEVV
- a CDS encoding aldehyde:ferredoxin oxidoreductase; its protein translation is MYRMLSIDLSSGKIEERDISDIFKKFIGGSGVLTYLAAQELTKELDPFSERAPIYFALGPLNGYFPSMSKTVALFKSPLTGDLGESHAGGRMSLAMLSANVHVLRIVGKASQPVYLSIDGDRVAMIPCSSLWGRSALATERILREKEDHRKGKKSIVRIGPAGERLSPIACVTVDSSRHFGRLGLGAVMGSKNLKAIVISGSECPKIENKKAYQELYDRIFKELIESENTYKYRDLGTAANVVPLSKIMGLPTRNFSQGFFESAHTISGEYFADHLLAQQISCAHCPIGCIHMGVFRELFADPHMYKTLKTSYDHELIYSLGSNLSIAKAEELLKIIHFVERQGWDAISIGVVLAWATEAFQRGLITLEETAGLALNFGDAETYLKVLENIAIERNEFYKDLEKGVAYCAKKYGGEEFAICFNKNEAPGYMTGPDAFVGYAVGVRHSHLDCAGYSFDQKYLGRAEDVEKEVKAMYEEAVWRMITNSLVMCLFARGVYTPKTVLECLNVVGYNLDEQSLDRVAHTIHGMKYIIKEKLGFDFAKLNLPKKLLTVYTSRGKMNEDSFKKRVEFYSKLVEEDKELALRAV
- a CDS encoding MMPL family transporter; this encodes MGWIKKPWLSLVLMLILGILTGSQLPKLRVRAYFKTQVSKESRYVHAERELFKSFSLKDIAIVAVPCEDRTGVSAIVQEIRKFDEISMVINPLEFPLTIGRNSALARQLKLIGQFENREYALLLAFISKNPESTARKIHQVVRKKGGFIFGISYIGAMAMDYVRMILVYLTPIALLVMFAVFFFTLKNFWAAVLAFLPSSLTTVYLLGTYAFVGKPVTMENVLMPFITLIMGSSAALHYFSRYLAIKDPNRFERSYRAMRETFVALLMTVLTTIVGFLSLGLTSSPVMRELGFSGAIGVGTSGLVTFVFLPPIATLIDPKRNFETKFSDQSVRKRWNLVWFFTMIFFFCLFIFNVESEFHSLIFFRPSSKVMKGARVVETIAGIKVPIFMKIDLNVDVLSSEGLETLRMVRESLKDYCVRTFSILDLFEIFPQTLRSFIPMLIPEGMLYDRKNSSLLMIVFPKRVDRKTYSQIEKVASSHVSGSVKSIQLSGEDFKYMEMNEFVVENLKVSLIFALLVIVLMMGSMLKNFKLGLISCVPIAATLISLYGAMGLFRVPINAVSACLLNIVLGAGIDYAIHFSCAYVKHNSANEAYRLTRRPILANAFGVALGFSVLFLSPMKVHVHIAALICVGMALASTYTLIWMTSVFPEKVQTARKASSLSSSTSFE
- a CDS encoding TatD family hydrolase, with translation MRLVDTHAHLHFHHFEKDLEQVLQKLDSYNFAFVVNVGINIEDSKRTVSFCEKHEKIYCSIGVHPHEAGKVNDDFLENLEQLLSCKKVVAIGECGLDYYRMFSDRDQQRRVFEAQLKFAKEVDLPVIVHIRDAYAEAYEIINKVGLPMRGGVVHAFSADEEWALKFVELGMYIGIGGPLTYPSNHTLKRIVRTIGIENVLSETDCPYLAPQPVRGKRNEPVYVRFVVEEIAKILNMNLEEVSERLVNNAEELFMC
- a CDS encoding MFS transporter; its protein translation is MWKNLPKEVKRYLVIYSLTGFSFSAIIAAPTLGKVLNISIENLGWLFSFSYVVQAMLTYLLGRKFESMSVNYGLAVARSFFASGSLLFAAVRNVYSFVVAQLLLGVADIFYPCQVMYERALFPPNEREEIYSTQFLITESTKATVYFFLVFVLARYMKDIRFLLSIFISIFFANLFYAFSFLKILPRVETGSNLHEGHVLASNSNGAFISIMLHQYLAYTSFSFSSFLIISYYLMDRFKLDSSSPFLFEMIFSASVVLFYFWRKKINFGPVINLIVGALLIAFTFIMWFVPNVYLFFGAHVIMGAGFILWFPAKETIKLGISPRELGRWEGFFQGLNIFSRTFIPVLSTQIAGKLGHRWVFMTSSLIFIVALFVSIPALRWFSKHSEAINT
- a CDS encoding aldo/keto reductase; this encodes MLYRDFGKTNAKCSILGFGAMRLPVVNNDESQIDEEQAIRMIRYAIDHGVNYIDTAYPYHRGNSEKVVGKALKDGYREKVFLATKSPVWKVESCEDFDKFLDEQLEKLQTDHIDMYLMHALTKERWEKIKAFRFFEFSDRARMQGKIKFVGFSFHDKYHVFKEIVDGYSWDFCQIQLNYMDVNYQAGLRGLRYAASKGLAVVIMEPLKGGKLARLPKKVMSILEKENRERSNVEWAFKWLANFPEVSVILSGMSNFEQVEENVQIANLLTPNNLSEKELKLIEKVRQTLESFTVINCTECGYCMPCPNGVDIPANFRLYNEAIMFEDIQGGKGIYAWFKSQKIAAAFCTECGECLSKCPQKLEIPSLFKKIHSELE
- a CDS encoding MFS transporter, with amino-acid sequence MLKFWLLGFGFFGINIVWPLYNAYVPIFLKSFGLSSFIVGTYMTIDNIFAVALTPYIGALSDQTFTKFGRRKPYILIGAPLAAVFFLLIPISWKHSNFAAITFSIVIMNFSMALFRSPLIALMPDTTASEYRSQANGIINFMGGLGAMLAYLSGRFLYQISPIHPFAVGSVLLLLANLFVVLFVKEPVQKDVRSGFKLRETFTKSHAELVENLKEIMFSKEKSLFFMLLSIFLWFVGFNALETFFTSYAKFYLNLPEYIATGMLGMLSLAFMIFSVPAGYIGAKFGRKRTILAGLVSTIVCLLIGTLLSFRMSGEQLIEPFLFLFVVGGIGWALTNVNSLPMVLDMAPTWKVGGYTGLYYFSSMLANIVSPPLTGLILDLLGYWTLFIFSAIFVSLSMVTMSFVERGEPPKKV